Proteins encoded within one genomic window of Bacillus sp. F19:
- a CDS encoding STAS domain-containing protein translates to MQQVIDMMNQNERLLYERWENRVESPQFIDSVEKQKLFDMIFSIISRSDEKSADYLRDWYERFFIQDDSLTYLVKSIQEFRRSLIEIALSDENSAIRVNDLYESVDSWFDPIIADLVSDCSSSWNTEFRKQQHIVKELTAPMIPISTSICILPLIGNINDDRAKVIRENLLIGVEHYKCNHIFIDITGVPVVDTFVANHLIQAAEAVQLLGASCIIVGIRPEIAQTLINLGISIDNIQTFSNLHTGIQFVTMKDQKEQRS, encoded by the coding sequence ATGCAGCAAGTAATAGACATGATGAACCAGAATGAACGCCTTCTTTATGAGAGATGGGAGAACAGAGTCGAAAGTCCGCAATTTATAGATTCAGTTGAAAAGCAAAAATTATTTGATATGATTTTCAGCATCATCAGCAGATCGGATGAAAAGTCTGCCGATTATTTGAGAGATTGGTACGAGAGATTTTTTATACAGGATGATTCATTAACATATCTAGTTAAATCCATTCAGGAATTCAGAAGGTCTCTCATTGAAATTGCTCTCTCAGATGAAAATTCAGCAATCCGGGTGAATGACTTATATGAGAGCGTGGACAGTTGGTTCGATCCCATTATTGCAGATTTAGTGAGTGATTGTTCAAGTTCTTGGAATACTGAATTCCGCAAACAGCAGCATATTGTAAAAGAACTGACGGCTCCAATGATTCCAATCTCGACAAGCATATGTATCCTGCCTCTGATTGGCAACATTAATGATGACAGGGCAAAGGTGATAAGGGAAAATCTCCTGATCGGCGTCGAACACTACAAATGCAATCATATATTTATAGATATTACCGGCGTCCCGGTTGTCGATACATTCGTTGCAAACCATCTGATTCAGGCAGCGGAAGCCGTCCAATTGCTAGGCGCCAGCTGCATCATTGTCGGCATTCGCCCGGAAATTGCACAAACCCTGATAAACCTCGGCATATCGATAGATAATATTCAAACCTTCTCTAATCTTCATACAGGTATTCAGTTTGTAACGATGAAGGATCAGAAAGAACAGCGTTCATGA
- a CDS encoding S9 family peptidase, which produces MITFQKPDVEQFLKVLTIQDFTVSPDKKQLVFSTNIGGHYNLWAMDLPNQYPYQLTTINQACGSLLYNKKSKFILAGFDQDGDEKSQLYALSPKGGSQVPVRYEKGERHMFPFFSKNGDALYYTSTKNGHDTYLAAYRYDLSAETEEKLIEGTDTAVYLMAVSPEEKSFVYSKDYGNTSSLLLVKIDGEDVLATPESDQQFTQSDPVYISEQEIYFITNYESDFSYLAKFDLQKREFSKVLELKGKDASTLKFDETLQKIYVIAAKGVKDELVSYDLADNSSEVIEIPVDRVNKIEVTDEGELFILGQSATIPLNIFSRTPSHSWKQITNHGVTGMRPEDLVEPETVTYASFDGLELEASLYRSHSETCNGHMIIWPHGGPQAAETNSFRALFQYLLNSGYSIFTPNFRGSARYGLSFMKMVEGEWGNGPRHDMVAGIDWLIEKGIADKEKIFLMGGSFGGYMALLLHGRHSEYFKAVVDIFGPSDLFSFINSVPDFWKPVMDQWVGNPVRDREKLIEFSPITHIDGMTKPMLVIQGANDPRVVKAESDKIVEALRQKGRKVDYMVLENEGHGFSKKENEILVYRAIADFFNQYL; this is translated from the coding sequence ATGATTACGTTTCAAAAGCCGGATGTCGAGCAGTTTTTAAAGGTGCTTACGATTCAGGATTTTACGGTTTCTCCAGATAAAAAACAATTGGTGTTCAGCACAAACATCGGCGGACATTATAACTTATGGGCAATGGATTTGCCAAACCAGTATCCTTACCAGTTAACAACCATTAATCAAGCATGCGGCAGTCTTCTCTATAACAAGAAATCGAAGTTTATCCTGGCAGGTTTTGATCAGGACGGAGATGAAAAATCTCAGCTTTATGCGCTTTCTCCAAAAGGCGGTTCTCAGGTTCCGGTGCGGTATGAAAAAGGAGAGCGTCACATGTTCCCATTTTTCTCGAAAAATGGAGATGCCTTGTATTATACATCTACTAAAAATGGCCACGATACCTATCTTGCAGCATATCGGTATGACCTTTCAGCTGAAACAGAAGAAAAGCTTATTGAGGGGACGGATACGGCTGTCTATTTAATGGCTGTTTCCCCTGAAGAAAAAAGCTTTGTGTATTCAAAAGATTATGGCAATACTTCCTCCTTGCTGCTAGTGAAAATAGACGGAGAAGATGTCTTGGCTACCCCTGAAAGTGATCAGCAATTTACTCAAAGCGATCCTGTTTACATTTCTGAGCAGGAAATCTATTTTATTACAAACTATGAATCTGATTTTTCCTATTTAGCAAAATTTGATTTGCAAAAGCGGGAGTTTTCAAAAGTACTTGAACTGAAAGGGAAAGATGCAAGTACTCTAAAATTTGATGAAACTCTGCAGAAGATTTATGTGATAGCGGCAAAAGGGGTTAAAGATGAATTGGTTTCCTATGATTTAGCAGACAATTCGTCAGAAGTCATCGAGATTCCTGTTGACCGGGTAAACAAAATCGAAGTGACAGATGAGGGAGAGCTGTTTATTCTTGGACAATCTGCGACAATTCCATTAAATATTTTCAGCAGAACGCCTTCACACAGCTGGAAGCAAATCACGAATCATGGGGTTACAGGTATGAGACCTGAAGATTTAGTTGAACCGGAAACCGTTACATATGCGTCGTTTGACGGATTGGAGTTAGAAGCTTCCCTTTACAGATCTCATTCTGAAACATGCAACGGACATATGATTATCTGGCCTCACGGCGGTCCGCAGGCTGCTGAAACAAACTCGTTCAGGGCTCTTTTTCAATATTTGCTGAACAGCGGCTACAGTATTTTCACTCCTAATTTCAGAGGATCAGCCCGTTATGGTCTTTCTTTCATGAAAATGGTAGAGGGAGAATGGGGGAATGGACCCCGCCACGATATGGTTGCTGGAATTGACTGGTTAATAGAAAAGGGAATTGCCGATAAAGAGAAGATTTTCTTAATGGGAGGAAGCTTTGGAGGTTATATGGCCCTTCTTCTTCATGGACGCCATTCGGAATACTTCAAAGCGGTTGTCGATATTTTTGGACCGAGCGATCTTTTCTCGTTTATCAACAGTGTGCCGGATTTTTGGAAGCCTGTTATGGACCAGTGGGTTGGTAATCCTGTGCGCGACCGCGAAAAACTGATTGAATTTTCACCCATTACACATATAGATGGAATGACAAAACCGATGCTCGTGATTCAGGGTGCCAACGATCCACGGGTTGTAAAAGCAGAATCTGATAAAATTGTTGAAGCCCTAAGACAAAAGGGCCGGAAAGTAGACTACATGGTATTAGAAAACGAGGGACACGGCTTTTCAAAAAAAGAGAATGAAATCCTCGTTTATCGCGCAATCGCTGATTTTTTCAATCAGTATTTATAA
- a CDS encoding IS3 family transposase (programmed frameshift) produces the protein MTKRERRTFTQEFKEQIVQLYLTGKPRKEIIREYDLTPSSLDKWISQQRNSGSFKEKDNLTPDQVKLAEVMKRNKQLEMENDIFKASRADHGTKVNVIRNNTHKYSVSAMCNVLEIPRSTYYYEEKIHPQTDEVTLKVIEIFHASRQNYGTRKIKVELQKCGYQVSRRRIGRVMKEQGLVSTYTIAQFKPHASTCNESKQKNELNREFRQKAAYNVVVSDLTYVRVEKKWHYICVFVDLYNREIIGYSAGPQKDAQLVYRAISSIEIDLSKIKLFHTDRGSEFKNKLIDEALATFKIKRSLSMKGCPYDNAVAEATFKIIKTEFVKKRHFESLSDLNRKLFDYVNWFNGTRIHGTLGYLSPREYKNLHLKKTV, from the exons ATGACTAAACGAGAGCGCCGAACATTCACACAAGAATTTAAAGAACAAATCGTACAACTATACCTAACTGGAAAGCCACGTAAAGAAATTATAAGAGAGTACGATTTGACGCCTTCCTCGCTGGATAAATGGATCAGTCAACAACGCAACTCAGGTTCGTTTAAAGAAAAAGATAATTTAACGCCTGATCAAGTGAAATTAGCTGAGGTAATGAAGAGAAATAAACAGCTAGAAATGGAGAATGATATTT TTAAAGCAAGCCGCGCTGATCATGGGACGAAAGTAAATGTGATTCGAAACAACACCCACAAATACTCGGTATCAGCAATGTGTAACGTCCTCGAGATTCCAAGAAGCACGTATTATTACGAAGAAAAAATTCACCCTCAAACAGATGAGGTAACCCTCAAGGTGATTGAAATCTTTCATGCCAGCCGCCAAAACTATGGGACGCGGAAAATTAAAGTGGAACTCCAGAAATGTGGATACCAGGTTTCAAGAAGACGGATTGGCAGAGTGATGAAAGAGCAAGGTCTAGTGTCCACTTATACCATTGCCCAGTTCAAGCCCCATGCATCAACGTGTAACGAATCGAAACAAAAGAATGAGCTTAACCGTGAGTTCAGACAAAAAGCAGCTTACAACGTGGTTGTCAGTGATTTAACGTATGTGAGAGTCGAGAAAAAATGGCATTACATATGTGTATTTGTTGATCTTTACAATCGGGAAATTATCGGGTACAGTGCTGGTCCGCAGAAGGACGCACAGCTTGTGTACCGAGCCATTTCTTCAATTGAAATTGATCTAAGCAAGATCAAGCTATTTCACACGGATCGAGGAAGTGAATTCAAGAATAAATTGATTGACGAAGCCCTAGCAACATTTAAAATCAAGCGTTCTTTGAGTATGAAAGGCTGTCCATATGATAATGCGGTGGCGGAGGCAACATTTAAAATTATCAAGACAGAGTTTGTGAAAAAACGCCACTTCGAATCATTATCCGACTTAAATAGAAAACTATTTGATTATGTGAACTGGTTTAATGGAACAAGAATACATGGTACATTGGGTTATTTAAGTCCAAGAGAATACAAAAATTTACACCTTAAAAAAACTGTCTAG
- a CDS encoding GRP family sugar transporter, translating into MGILLALIPAVAWGSLVLVSVKLGGNAYSQTLGITIGAFLFSLVMFFFSNPDLTPLVWSIGIVSGIFWTVGQLNQLASVKYIGVSKTVPISTGMQLMGTTLFGVLLFKEWDTKMTVILGIIAILLIIGGVVFTSIGQKDDKDAGKSLKKGLLILFISSLGYIGYVIIIRYFEINGWAAILPQAIGMVAAAAALTARHKPFDKFALRNILTGLMWAAGNLGLLLSLQKIGVATSFSLSQTGIIISTLGGIFLLGEKKTKKQIIFVIIGCVLIIAGGVLLGYTKR; encoded by the coding sequence ATCGGTATACTTCTTGCATTAATTCCTGCTGTTGCCTGGGGAAGCCTTGTGCTTGTCAGTGTAAAGCTTGGAGGAAATGCTTACAGTCAGACACTCGGCATTACCATTGGAGCATTTTTATTCTCCCTTGTCATGTTCTTTTTTTCAAACCCTGATTTAACCCCTCTGGTCTGGTCAATCGGGATTGTATCAGGTATCTTCTGGACCGTTGGACAATTAAATCAGCTCGCAAGCGTCAAATACATTGGCGTCTCTAAAACAGTGCCTATTTCAACAGGTATGCAGCTGATGGGCACAACTCTATTCGGTGTTCTTCTATTTAAAGAATGGGATACGAAAATGACGGTCATTCTTGGAATCATCGCCATTCTATTAATTATTGGCGGTGTTGTTTTTACTTCAATCGGGCAAAAAGACGATAAAGATGCAGGCAAAAGCCTCAAAAAAGGATTACTGATTTTATTTATTTCTTCATTAGGGTACATAGGATATGTCATTATCATCAGATATTTTGAAATTAACGGCTGGGCAGCTATTTTGCCACAGGCAATCGGGATGGTTGCAGCTGCTGCAGCTTTAACTGCGAGACATAAGCCTTTTGATAAATTTGCACTTCGCAATATCTTAACAGGGTTAATGTGGGCAGCGGGAAATTTGGGACTGCTTCTCTCTCTTCAGAAAATAGGAGTTGCCACAAGCTTCTCTCTTTCGCAGACCGGAATCATCATTTCGACACTCGGCGGAATTTTTCTGCTTGGCGAAAAGAAAACAAAAAAACAAATTATTTTTGTCATAATCGGCTGTGTATTGATTATCGCAGGCGGAGTCTTACTCGGTTATACAAAACGATAG
- a CDS encoding aldehyde dehydrogenase family protein, with protein sequence MSQATLKVGEKLEKFLQGKKKLFINGEFVESVSKKTFNTPNPATGETLASVYEGDKADIDLAVKAARRAFDAGPWSKMSAAERSRLMYKLADLMEANKEELAQLETLDNGKPINETTNADVPLAIEHMRYYAGWSTKIVGQTIPVSGQFFNYTRHEALGVVGQIIPWNFPLLMAMWKLGAALATGCTVVLKPAEQTPLSALYLAELIAEAGFPEGVVNIVPGFGETAGDALVMHPDVDKIAFTGSTPVGKMIMEKASKTLKRVTLELGGKSPNIILPDADLSAAVPGALTGVMFNQGQVCCAGSRVFIQKKHYDNVVADMVSHAKNIRQGAGIEPETQIGPLVSDEQQNRVLNYIQKGVEEGAEILTGGGSPSENGYFVSPTIFSAVKDEMTIAREEIFGPVIAAMPYDDLDEVINRANQSEFGLAAGLWTRDIANAHYVASKLKAGTVWVNCYNAFDAASPFGGYKQSGLGREMGSYALSNYTEVKSVWINLQR encoded by the coding sequence ATGAGTCAAGCTACGTTAAAAGTTGGAGAAAAGCTGGAGAAATTTCTGCAGGGAAAGAAAAAGCTGTTTATCAATGGTGAATTTGTAGAGAGTGTTTCTAAAAAGACGTTTAACACTCCAAACCCTGCCACAGGCGAAACACTTGCATCCGTTTATGAAGGCGATAAGGCTGATATCGATCTTGCTGTAAAGGCTGCAAGAAGAGCATTTGATGCAGGTCCATGGTCTAAAATGAGCGCTGCTGAACGAAGCAGACTGATGTACAAGCTTGCTGATTTAATGGAAGCGAATAAAGAAGAGCTTGCTCAGCTTGAAACGCTTGATAATGGCAAACCGATTAATGAAACAACAAATGCTGATGTACCATTGGCAATTGAACATATGAGATATTATGCAGGCTGGTCAACCAAAATTGTCGGACAAACCATTCCGGTGAGCGGGCAATTTTTCAATTACACAAGACATGAAGCCCTTGGTGTAGTTGGACAGATTATTCCTTGGAACTTCCCTCTTCTAATGGCGATGTGGAAATTGGGAGCTGCACTTGCGACTGGATGTACAGTCGTGCTAAAACCGGCTGAGCAAACGCCTCTTTCCGCTTTATACTTAGCTGAGCTGATTGCAGAAGCAGGGTTCCCTGAAGGAGTCGTCAACATCGTTCCGGGCTTCGGCGAAACAGCCGGAGATGCACTTGTTATGCATCCTGATGTGGACAAAATTGCATTCACAGGTTCTACACCTGTAGGGAAAATGATCATGGAGAAAGCATCAAAAACACTGAAGCGCGTAACACTTGAGCTTGGCGGCAAGTCGCCTAACATCATTCTTCCTGACGCAGATCTCTCTGCTGCAGTTCCGGGTGCTCTAACTGGAGTTATGTTTAACCAAGGTCAAGTATGCTGTGCAGGATCACGCGTTTTCATCCAAAAGAAGCATTATGATAACGTTGTGGCCGACATGGTTTCCCATGCAAAAAATATCCGCCAGGGTGCAGGTATTGAGCCGGAAACTCAAATTGGGCCTCTTGTATCGGATGAACAGCAAAACCGCGTTCTGAATTATATCCAAAAAGGTGTAGAAGAAGGCGCTGAAATCTTAACTGGCGGCGGATCTCCATCTGAAAACGGCTACTTCGTCTCACCTACCATTTTCTCGGCAGTTAAAGATGAAATGACCATTGCAAGAGAAGAAATTTTCGGCCCGGTTATTGCTGCCATGCCATATGATGACCTGGATGAAGTCATTAACCGTGCAAATCAAAGTGAATTTGGTCTTGCTGCAGGATTATGGACACGGGATATTGCCAATGCCCATTATGTAGCAAGCAAATTAAAAGCTGGAACCGTCTGGGTCAACTGCTACAACGCATTTGATGCTGCTTCGCCGTTCGGCGGCTACAAGCAATCCGGACTTGGACGTGAAATGGGATCCTATGCATTGTCTAACTATACAGAAGTTAAGAGTGTTTGGATTAACCTTCAGCGTTAA
- a CDS encoding metalloregulator ArsR/SmtB family transcription factor produces MIIVIFNYMVNYNNDHLNEIFHALADSTRREMVHMMALKERTVSELAKPFDMSLAAVSKHIKVLERANLVDRSVKSRTHICRLNSESLSQAAEWLRFYEGFWSNRFDLLENELLKAKKKEH; encoded by the coding sequence ATGATCATTGTTATATTTAACTACATGGTTAACTATAACAATGATCATTTAAATGAAATTTTCCATGCTTTAGCTGATTCTACAAGAAGAGAAATGGTTCATATGATGGCTCTAAAAGAAAGGACAGTTTCAGAATTAGCAAAGCCGTTTGATATGTCTTTGGCTGCCGTTTCAAAACATATAAAGGTGTTGGAGCGGGCAAATTTAGTAGATAGGAGTGTTAAGAGCAGAACTCACATATGCCGCTTAAATTCTGAATCATTATCTCAAGCTGCAGAATGGCTGCGTTTTTATGAAGGATTTTGGAGTAATCGCTTTGATCTTCTTGAGAATGAGTTATTGAAAGCAAAAAAGAAAGAACATTAA
- a CDS encoding C45 family autoproteolytic acyltransferase/hydrolase, which translates to MMKIEAEVIQGRGSYYDLGVKQGKIHKDTKLFQNHRKRRIKSNKSYQSVLKTAHRLYERFAPGLWQELEGLSAGLNWPLEDVVHEYSGYQADWKKSGCSALMQNGYYARNYDYHPKTYEGRFLIWQPENGYASIGFAARMIGRIDGMNEKGLVIGYHFVNRLKAGDGFICCSIARFILDTCKTTEEAVAKLREIPHRHAFNYSIYDAAGNAAIAEASSKGVSITSSHQLACTNHFESPSKLVENRHHLVETHTRKEQLSEAFRKDFTASEAFTFFNSRSSVIFKKEYHNWAGTLHTAVYIPKSLQVLIGVGGDTQPLVFSFKEWLKGKDSYLKKIRGTLETNIELPF; encoded by the coding sequence ATGATGAAAATTGAAGCAGAAGTCATACAGGGACGAGGCAGCTACTATGACCTTGGTGTAAAACAGGGAAAAATACATAAAGATACTAAACTCTTTCAAAATCATCGAAAAAGAAGAATAAAATCAAACAAATCTTATCAATCAGTCCTGAAAACGGCTCATAGACTTTATGAACGATTCGCTCCAGGACTATGGCAGGAGCTGGAGGGCTTGTCTGCAGGACTTAACTGGCCGCTTGAGGATGTTGTTCATGAATATAGCGGGTATCAGGCAGATTGGAAAAAGTCAGGGTGCAGTGCCCTTATGCAAAACGGCTATTATGCAAGAAACTACGACTACCATCCTAAAACATACGAAGGACGATTTTTGATTTGGCAGCCTGAAAATGGGTACGCGAGCATTGGGTTTGCAGCAAGGATGATTGGTCGGATTGACGGCATGAATGAAAAAGGCCTTGTCATAGGCTATCATTTCGTTAACAGGCTAAAAGCCGGAGACGGTTTTATTTGCTGCAGCATTGCAAGATTTATCCTGGATACTTGCAAAACGACAGAAGAAGCCGTAGCGAAATTAAGAGAGATTCCACATCGACATGCATTTAATTATTCTATTTATGATGCAGCTGGAAATGCAGCCATAGCAGAAGCATCCAGCAAGGGAGTATCTATCACGTCGAGTCATCAATTGGCTTGCACAAATCATTTTGAGAGTCCTTCTAAACTGGTGGAAAACCGTCATCATTTAGTGGAAACACATACCAGGAAGGAACAGCTTTCAGAAGCCTTCCGAAAAGATTTTACAGCATCGGAAGCTTTTACTTTTTTTAACAGCAGAAGCAGTGTGATTTTCAAAAAAGAATATCATAATTGGGCCGGAACCCTTCATACTGCTGTGTATATTCCAAAATCCCTTCAGGTTCTGATCGGAGTTGGAGGAGACACTCAGCCGCTTGTCTTTTCATTTAAAGAATGGCTAAAAGGAAAAGACAGCTATTTGAAAAAAATTCGAGGAACTCTTGAAACAAATATAGAACTTCCTTTTTAA
- a CDS encoding SRPBCC domain-containing protein, with amino-acid sequence MKNYSTTTLKMTRNFDVEPERVFDAWLNPEMMRKWFFTLEGTNKAATNDPQVGGTWEIIDHRGGKDYRAIGEYLEIDPPKKLVFTFKMPQFSESEDTITVELRELQQGCEMTFSQNINVPHEENWTKSDIEKALGEYHDGSEHGWNLMFMGLKELVETGKISYKG; translated from the coding sequence ATGAAAAACTATTCTACAACTACTTTAAAAATGACAAGAAATTTTGATGTTGAACCAGAAAGAGTTTTTGATGCATGGCTGAACCCTGAAATGATGAGAAAATGGTTCTTTACATTGGAAGGGACAAATAAGGCGGCAACAAATGACCCTCAAGTAGGAGGCACTTGGGAAATTATTGACCATCGAGGCGGAAAAGATTATCGGGCGATCGGGGAATACCTTGAAATTGATCCACCCAAAAAATTAGTGTTTACTTTTAAAATGCCGCAGTTTAGCGAATCAGAAGATACGATAACAGTCGAGCTTAGAGAACTGCAACAAGGATGTGAAATGACATTTTCACAAAACATCAACGTTCCTCACGAAGAAAATTGGACAAAATCTGATATCGAAAAAGCTCTTGGAGAGTATCATGATGGATCTGAACATGGCTGGAATTTAATGTTTATGGGCCTTAAGGAATTAGTTGAGACAGGAAAAATCAGTTATAAAGGATAA
- a CDS encoding GNAT family N-acetyltransferase has protein sequence MTVIKLTKDRYREALKLSEYAFQYKVPEENIEKRLKTMEKHHELFGILEGEEMAAKLHLLPLEVYLGETKWKMGGIAGVATYPEYRRSGYVKEMITFLLEYMRKEGYSVSMLHPFSVPFYRKFGWELFSSQLKASLKSEDLVMKKQVQGKIRRFQKDEHSSQIEEIYNQYAKQFSGMLVRETSWWQASIYDELTAAVYYNEAGEAKGYLLYEVKKAKMTVEEFVPLTTDSRNGLWNFICQHDSMIKELEIATYDSDPLFFSLNEPRIKAEVTPYFMVRIVDAESLLKNYDFKWSEEVSELVIHLKDQHAPWNAGTYKIKNKEVTKVIGSESEGLSLDINTLSVMLFGYKRPADLYEIGHIEGGEEAIKGIETLIPSRKAFFYDFF, from the coding sequence ATGACAGTAATCAAGCTAACGAAAGACCGATATCGTGAAGCATTGAAACTATCCGAATATGCGTTTCAATATAAAGTTCCTGAGGAAAACATTGAAAAAAGATTGAAGACAATGGAGAAGCATCACGAATTATTCGGTATTCTGGAAGGGGAAGAGATGGCAGCTAAGCTTCACTTGCTGCCTCTTGAGGTATACCTTGGTGAAACAAAATGGAAAATGGGCGGTATTGCCGGTGTTGCCACTTATCCGGAGTACCGCCGAAGCGGGTATGTGAAAGAAATGATCACCTTTCTTCTAGAATACATGAGAAAAGAAGGCTACAGTGTTTCCATGCTGCACCCATTTTCCGTGCCATTTTACAGAAAATTCGGCTGGGAGCTGTTCAGCAGCCAATTAAAAGCTTCATTAAAATCAGAAGACCTTGTCATGAAAAAGCAAGTGCAAGGGAAAATCAGACGCTTTCAAAAGGACGAGCATTCTTCTCAAATCGAAGAAATATATAATCAATATGCCAAGCAATTCTCAGGCATGCTCGTCCGTGAAACATCTTGGTGGCAGGCGTCCATTTATGATGAACTTACTGCAGCTGTCTATTATAATGAAGCTGGAGAAGCTAAGGGTTATTTGCTCTATGAAGTGAAAAAAGCTAAAATGACAGTTGAGGAGTTTGTTCCGCTAACAACTGACTCAAGAAATGGGCTATGGAATTTCATCTGCCAGCATGACTCAATGATTAAAGAACTTGAGATCGCTACATACGATAGCGACCCGTTATTTTTTTCGCTCAATGAACCGAGAATTAAAGCGGAAGTGACTCCTTATTTTATGGTGAGGATCGTTGATGCCGAAAGCTTATTAAAGAATTATGATTTCAAATGGTCAGAAGAGGTTTCTGAACTTGTCATTCATTTAAAAGATCAGCATGCTCCTTGGAATGCTGGAACGTATAAGATTAAGAACAAAGAAGTCACTAAAGTGATCGGATCAGAATCTGAGGGACTGTCGCTTGATATTAATACTCTGTCTGTGATGCTGTTTGGTTACAAACGGCCTGCTGATTTATATGAAATCGGTCATATTGAAGGCGGGGAAGAAGCAATAAAAGGAATAGAAACGCTTATTCCCTCAAGAAAAGCTTTCTTTTATGACTTCTTTTAA
- a CDS encoding DUF6501 family protein has protein sequence MIHQEWLNKETIKVVTCKHTNAEKYMVNRVLTAGNTYEVKNETEEFYFVIDNNGKVSGFYKDYFEEK, from the coding sequence ATGATTCATCAAGAATGGCTGAACAAAGAGACAATTAAAGTGGTAACATGCAAACATACAAATGCAGAAAAATACATGGTAAACCGAGTTTTAACAGCCGGAAATACATATGAAGTGAAAAACGAAACAGAAGAGTTTTATTTTGTCATTGATAACAATGGAAAAGTGAGCGGGTTCTACAAGGATTATTTTGAAGAGAAGTAA
- a CDS encoding cysteine-rich CWC family protein — protein sequence MINKFCPICGEENKCNTGSGENDNCWCNEEKFPNEIFELVPAESKRRHCICKKCLSKFKEEQKIIEN from the coding sequence TTGATTAATAAATTTTGTCCAATATGTGGCGAAGAGAACAAGTGTAATACAGGTTCTGGAGAAAACGATAACTGCTGGTGCAACGAGGAAAAGTTTCCTAATGAAATCTTTGAATTAGTTCCTGCCGAAAGTAAAAGAAGACATTGTATATGTAAAAAATGTCTAAGCAAATTTAAGGAAGAACAGAAAATAATAGAAAATTAG